One Coprothermobacter sp. DNA window includes the following coding sequences:
- a CDS encoding carboxypeptidase M32 — protein MDIREFYDYCKEIANYSSAAALVEWDMRTKMPPKAAPDRSEVAGKLGRTAFEMSTSPRMAAFVEYFNRPAVDRQLSEVDRRNVYLETKQYRKISAIPADRFEKFTVACSKGEYAWQEAKAKSDFATFRPCLEEIVAYQKEFVEYCGYEKNRYDVLLDDYEPSVTTEDLRVIIDGLKSELVPFIRQLQEEGKRPDTSFLKGTFDKATQKQLSLDILKVMTYDFDAGRIDETAHPFTTGIGFGDVRVTTHYYEDNVASALFSTMHEGGHALYGQGISEEYRWMPIQKGASMGIHESQSRTWENLVGRSEAFWKYYYPCFQSHFVQFEGVPVEDFYRAINVAEPSLIRTEADEVTYNLHVMLRFEIEEALINGRVQVAELPDLWNAKMKEYLGMEVPDDAHGVLQDVHWSGGLFGYFPSYMLGNLYAAQFFATARQEIPDLDGQIAAGHLDVLREWQRSNIHQYGALYDPKDLIVRVTGKPLDYRCFMSEVKEKYSRIYGMVPSETK, from the coding sequence ATGGACATCAGGGAGTTCTACGACTACTGCAAGGAGATCGCGAACTACAGCAGCGCCGCGGCGCTTGTCGAATGGGACATGAGGACCAAGATGCCTCCAAAAGCGGCACCAGACCGATCGGAGGTGGCAGGGAAGCTGGGAAGGACTGCTTTCGAGATGTCGACATCTCCGCGGATGGCCGCGTTCGTCGAGTACTTCAACCGGCCTGCAGTCGACCGGCAGCTCAGCGAGGTCGACCGGAGAAACGTATACCTCGAGACGAAGCAGTACCGGAAGATCTCCGCAATCCCTGCCGACAGGTTCGAGAAGTTCACTGTGGCTTGCTCGAAAGGCGAGTACGCATGGCAGGAGGCAAAAGCCAAGTCCGATTTCGCGACGTTCCGTCCCTGCCTCGAGGAGATCGTCGCGTACCAGAAGGAGTTCGTCGAGTACTGCGGCTACGAGAAGAACAGGTACGATGTGCTGCTGGACGACTATGAGCCTTCCGTGACGACTGAAGACCTCAGGGTTATTATCGACGGCCTCAAGTCCGAGCTGGTGCCATTCATCCGACAGCTGCAGGAAGAAGGAAAGCGACCCGACACCTCGTTCCTCAAGGGAACCTTCGACAAGGCCACACAGAAACAACTGTCACTGGATATCCTGAAGGTCATGACGTACGATTTCGACGCCGGCCGGATCGACGAGACGGCACATCCCTTCACCACAGGCATCGGCTTCGGCGACGTCCGCGTGACGACCCATTACTACGAAGACAACGTCGCCTCGGCACTCTTCTCGACGATGCACGAGGGAGGGCACGCCCTTTACGGACAGGGGATTTCCGAGGAATACCGATGGATGCCTATCCAGAAGGGAGCTTCCATGGGTATTCACGAGTCACAGTCCAGAACCTGGGAGAACCTGGTCGGTCGGTCCGAAGCGTTCTGGAAGTACTACTATCCATGCTTTCAGAGCCACTTTGTACAGTTTGAGGGTGTCCCTGTCGAGGACTTCTATCGGGCAATCAACGTCGCCGAACCGTCGCTCATACGGACCGAGGCAGACGAGGTCACGTACAACCTGCACGTGATGCTCCGTTTCGAGATCGAGGAAGCTCTGATCAATGGGAGAGTCCAGGTGGCGGAACTCCCGGACCTCTGGAACGCCAAAATGAAAGAGTATCTCGGCATGGAGGTTCCCGACGACGCACACGGCGTCCTGCAGGATGTCCACTGGTCGGGTGGCCTGTTCGGCTACTTCCCGTCGTACATGCTCGGGAATCTCTACGCTGCGCAATTCTTCGCTACGGCCAGGCAAGAGATCCCGGATCTCGACGGACAGATCGCCGCCGGCCACCTTGACGTGTTGCGCGAATGGCAGCGGTCCAACATTCACCAGTACGGCGCCCTGTACGATCCAAAGGACCTCATTGTGCGGGTGACCGGGAAACCGCTGGACTACCGCTGTTTCATGAGCGAGGTGAAGGAGAAGTACTCCAGGATCTACGGGATGGTGCCGTCAGAGACGAAGTAG
- a CDS encoding cold-shock protein, producing the protein MEVSVLTGKVKWFNAEKGYGFITRDDGDKDVFVHYSAILGSGFKSLKEGDAVEFEVVQGDKGPQAKDVTIK; encoded by the coding sequence ATGGAGGTTTCAGTGCTTACAGGCAAAGTCAAGTGGTTCAACGCAGAGAAGGGTTATGGTTTCATTACTCGTGATGACGGCGACAAGGACGTTTTCGTCCACTACAGCGCCATCCTCGGTTCAGGTTTCAAGTCGCTGAAGGAAGGCGACGCGGTCGAATTCGAAGTCGTGCAAGGCGACAAGGGTCCGCAGGCCAAGGACGTTACGATCAAGTAG
- a CDS encoding maltose-binding protein, whose product MLREAGVDLCRGGENEASVGTMIVPVDYVDWTNVVSILQKVRACDSFRCSGKQRRGGCMFGNMKRILALVLVVAMTVTLVTGCAPKPKPVVALVLWGSQDDQAMLQTMADSFKAAHTNKDYTITLGVCGEDVAKDTVLRDLDAAGDVFAFASDQIAALQSAGALLPVTINTDAIKAANAPASVTAATVDGQLVAYPSSADTYFLYYDKKYVSDTEVGSLETIMGKSLPTGVTNFAMNMSNGWYIASFFFAGGCKLFGATGTDATVCDFNNAGGLAAGQYMIKLAADKKKFADYGANYDSTMCQNFKDRKLAAAVSGTWNATKVQEALGADYAATKLPSIKINGSDVNMGSFANFKLYGVNSHTKAAEDALALAEWLTNKDNQLLRFQTRSFAPTNVTIDTATLASNVAVAADALQGKFATLQPSIKQISNYWTPAAALGTSIETGKTTTATLQKDLDALVKQILAALQ is encoded by the coding sequence ATGCTGCGAGAAGCAGGCGTGGATTTGTGCAGGGGAGGTGAGAACGAGGCATCAGTTGGAACAATGATTGTTCCAGTTGATTATGTCGACTGGACGAACGTCGTCAGTATTCTTCAGAAAGTGCGAGCTTGTGACTCATTCAGATGCTCTGGCAAACAGAGAAGAGGAGGATGCATGTTCGGCAACATGAAGAGGATTCTTGCACTTGTTCTGGTAGTTGCCATGACGGTAACGCTTGTGACAGGCTGCGCTCCAAAGCCAAAACCCGTAGTTGCACTGGTTCTGTGGGGATCGCAGGACGACCAGGCGATGCTGCAGACGATGGCCGACTCATTCAAGGCAGCACACACCAACAAAGACTACACCATCACGCTTGGTGTCTGCGGTGAGGATGTCGCCAAGGATACAGTTCTGAGGGACCTGGACGCCGCGGGTGATGTATTTGCCTTCGCCAGCGACCAGATTGCCGCGCTGCAGAGCGCGGGAGCCCTCCTGCCGGTCACCATCAATACGGACGCGATCAAGGCGGCCAACGCGCCTGCTTCGGTAACGGCGGCGACGGTCGACGGTCAGTTAGTGGCCTATCCATCTTCCGCCGACACCTATTTCCTCTACTATGACAAAAAGTATGTATCCGACACAGAGGTAGGCTCTCTCGAGACCATCATGGGCAAGTCCCTGCCGACCGGTGTCACCAACTTCGCCATGAACATGAGCAATGGCTGGTACATCGCCTCGTTCTTCTTTGCCGGCGGATGCAAGCTGTTCGGCGCGACCGGGACAGACGCCACGGTCTGCGATTTCAACAATGCGGGCGGCCTTGCCGCCGGCCAGTACATGATCAAGCTTGCCGCAGACAAGAAGAAATTTGCGGACTACGGTGCCAACTATGACTCGACCATGTGCCAGAACTTCAAGGACCGGAAGCTTGCAGCGGCCGTTTCGGGTACATGGAACGCCACGAAGGTTCAGGAAGCCCTTGGCGCCGACTACGCGGCGACCAAGCTGCCGAGCATCAAGATCAACGGGAGCGACGTCAACATGGGCTCCTTCGCCAACTTCAAACTCTACGGTGTCAACTCCCACACGAAAGCCGCCGAAGACGCACTGGCGCTTGCAGAGTGGTTGACCAACAAGGACAACCAGCTGTTGCGGTTCCAGACGAGGAGCTTCGCACCGACAAACGTGACGATCGATACAGCGACTCTTGCGTCGAACGTAGCTGTTGCCGCCGATGCCCTGCAGGGCAAGTTCGCAACACTGCAGCCCTCCATCAAGCAGATCAGCAACTACTGGACGCCGGCTGCCGCCCTCGGCACCAGCATCGAGACCGGCAAGACCACCACTGCCACACTGCAGAAGGATCTTGACGCGCTGGTCAAGCAGATTCTCGCAGCACTGCAGTAG
- a CDS encoding sugar ABC transporter permease — MEEKKASRRTERSGLANVLVTLRTQLTFLVSSFRKGDGRTRLSYVFMGFSNLARGQVAKGIYYLVCELLFVAYMVTSGARSVAGLRTLGTQTQHIEAISGQVPKLIPGDNSMLMLLYGVAAILLVVWFIATYFWNVSSAVRAQEFQQQGKPLPNFRTEAREYLDAKFHATLLFLPVTGVLLFTVLPLLFMILIAFTNYDSSHQPPGSLFHWTGLYSFKGLFSNSGVLGGTFWPVLGWTLTWAVVATVSNYVLGMLLAILINKKGIKFKGFFRTVFVLSIAIPQFVSLLIMRNMLDDFGPINGVLQQWGLVSKFVPFLTNATFARLSVLVVNLWVGIPYSMLITSGILISIPKELYEAAMIDGASPFSMYTKIILPFVLFVTAPYLITQFIGNINNFNVIYLLTGGGPNSLTYYQAGKTDLLVTWLYKLTVNTRDYSYASAIGICVFIISGVLSLIAYRNTKSYKNEETFQ; from the coding sequence ATGGAAGAGAAGAAGGCGTCGAGAAGGACTGAGCGGTCTGGTCTGGCGAACGTACTGGTCACGCTCCGAACCCAGCTGACGTTCCTGGTCAGCAGTTTCCGCAAGGGTGACGGCAGGACGCGTCTATCGTACGTTTTCATGGGTTTCTCCAACCTGGCACGAGGCCAAGTGGCGAAAGGCATCTACTATCTTGTGTGCGAACTGCTGTTTGTCGCTTACATGGTGACGAGTGGCGCGCGTTCTGTCGCAGGGCTTCGCACGCTCGGGACACAGACGCAGCACATCGAGGCGATCTCTGGACAGGTGCCGAAACTCATCCCTGGCGACAACTCCATGCTCATGCTGCTATATGGGGTCGCTGCCATCCTGCTGGTCGTGTGGTTCATCGCCACGTACTTCTGGAATGTCTCCTCCGCCGTTCGAGCTCAGGAATTCCAGCAACAGGGCAAGCCACTGCCCAATTTCAGAACCGAAGCGCGGGAATACCTCGACGCCAAGTTCCACGCCACACTCCTGTTCCTGCCTGTCACCGGCGTCCTGCTGTTTACGGTGCTGCCGCTCCTGTTCATGATCCTGATCGCCTTCACCAACTACGACAGTTCCCACCAGCCCCCTGGATCTCTGTTCCACTGGACAGGGCTGTACAGCTTCAAAGGCCTGTTCTCCAACAGCGGAGTCCTGGGCGGCACGTTCTGGCCCGTGCTGGGCTGGACCCTCACGTGGGCGGTCGTCGCAACCGTGTCCAACTACGTGCTGGGAATGCTCCTCGCCATCCTCATCAACAAGAAGGGCATCAAGTTCAAGGGTTTCTTCAGAACAGTTTTCGTGCTGTCGATTGCCATACCGCAATTTGTGTCTCTGCTCATCATGAGGAACATGCTCGACGACTTCGGCCCCATCAACGGGGTCCTGCAGCAGTGGGGACTCGTAAGCAAGTTCGTGCCGTTTCTGACCAATGCCACGTTCGCAAGGCTCAGTGTTCTGGTCGTCAACCTCTGGGTGGGCATTCCGTATAGTATGCTGATAACGAGCGGAATCCTCATCAGCATTCCCAAGGAACTCTATGAGGCTGCCATGATCGACGGGGCCTCACCGTTCAGCATGTACACCAAGATCATCCTGCCGTTTGTCCTGTTCGTGACGGCGCCATATCTGATCACTCAGTTCATCGGCAATATCAACAACTTCAACGTCATCTACCTGCTGACCGGCGGAGGGCCGAACAGTCTCACTTACTACCAGGCAGGCAAGACCGACCTGCTGGTGACGTGGCTGTACAAGCTGACGGTCAACACGCGCGACTACAGCTACGCGTCAGCGATCGGCATCTGTGTCTTCATCATCTCCGGCGTGCTGTCCCTCATCGCCTACAGGAACACGAAGTCATACAAGAACGAGGAGACCTTCCAATGA
- a CDS encoding sugar ABC transporter permease, whose protein sequence is MSGQASARAKGRAVAGNTLAYVLLAVLCLIWLIPIVWIIVISFSKGVAGVPNYFWPKYGLTFQNYINLFSNAGIKSGFYFPRWFLNTLLVAICSCALSTVLVLSVAYALSRMRFHMRKPLMNVALVLGMFPGFMSMIAVYYILKAFDLTNTLFALILVYAGGAGLGFYVAKGFFDAVPKEMDEAAMIDGATRAQIFWRITVPLSKPVIVYTILTSFLAPWADFIFVNMIMGPTAYKNYTVALGLFRMIDREHITTYFSMFTAGAVLVSIPIVALFISMQRFYIEGITGGSVKG, encoded by the coding sequence ATGAGTGGTCAAGCGTCTGCCCGTGCGAAAGGCCGCGCCGTCGCCGGCAACACGCTGGCCTACGTTCTTCTGGCGGTCCTGTGCCTGATCTGGCTGATTCCGATCGTGTGGATCATCGTGATCTCGTTCAGCAAAGGCGTGGCTGGTGTTCCCAACTACTTCTGGCCGAAATACGGCCTCACCTTCCAGAACTACATCAACCTCTTTTCCAACGCGGGGATCAAGTCCGGGTTCTATTTCCCGAGATGGTTCCTGAACACGTTGCTGGTAGCGATCTGTTCGTGTGCCCTCTCCACAGTCCTGGTCCTGTCGGTCGCATACGCTCTTTCGCGCATGCGCTTCCACATGCGGAAGCCGCTCATGAATGTCGCGCTTGTGCTGGGCATGTTCCCCGGCTTCATGTCCATGATCGCCGTGTACTACATCCTGAAAGCATTCGACCTGACGAACACCCTGTTTGCGCTCATCCTCGTCTATGCTGGAGGCGCGGGACTTGGGTTCTACGTCGCGAAGGGCTTCTTTGATGCGGTTCCCAAGGAGATGGACGAGGCGGCCATGATCGACGGAGCGACACGGGCACAGATCTTCTGGAGGATCACGGTCCCGCTGTCCAAACCCGTCATCGTCTACACGATTCTTACGTCATTCCTGGCTCCATGGGCGGACTTCATCTTCGTGAACATGATCATGGGGCCGACCGCCTACAAGAACTACACGGTCGCCCTTGGCCTGTTCCGCATGATCGACCGCGAGCACATCACGACCTACTTCTCCATGTTCACTGCAGGCGCGGTCCTGGTATCGATCCCGATTGTGGCCCTCTTCATCTCCATGCAGAGGTTCTACATCGAGGGCATCACCGGCGGCTCGGTCAAGGGTTGA
- a CDS encoding glycosylase — MPAWLGDAIFYEVYPQSFCDANGDGIGDIEGIASKLDYIRSLGCNAIWINPCFVSPFKDGGYDVADYRTVAPRYGTNEDLCRLFATAHAAGIHILLDLVPGHTSDEHPWFLQSLLPFTNEYTNRYIWTDTAWTAPRDFRCVSGRFDRNGNYLVNFFSTQPALNYGFEHVTERWQLPSTHPDCLATREAIKDIMRFWLDKGCDGFRVDMADSLVKNDCDKKATGDIWRDVRAMFDSDYPEAVLVSEWSDPGRALRCGFHADFYLDHEDNGYHALFRLKDPATGEPLGFFSKQGNGDISLFIGDYLRRYEDSEDYGYISFITGNHDTPRIRRTYDETELKLAYAFIFTMPGVPFLYYGDEIGMRYIEGLVSKEGGYDRTGSRTPMQWTRGSNCGFSDAPADKLYIPVDPGADAPTVEAQARDPQSLLNTVIKLIHLRHVNADLQADGSFAVLYAEKKAYPFVYRRGGLVIAVNPSARHASAPVNTMGTVLFSLGELPTRSEHETSMAPQSFVVVQL, encoded by the coding sequence ATGCCTGCCTGGCTAGGTGATGCCATCTTCTATGAAGTATACCCTCAGTCGTTTTGCGACGCGAACGGTGACGGGATCGGCGACATCGAGGGCATTGCCTCGAAGCTGGACTACATCCGCAGCCTCGGCTGCAACGCGATCTGGATCAACCCCTGTTTCGTCTCGCCCTTCAAGGACGGCGGCTATGATGTTGCCGACTACCGGACGGTAGCGCCCCGGTATGGGACGAACGAGGACCTGTGCCGGCTATTCGCCACAGCGCACGCGGCGGGAATACATATCCTGCTGGACCTCGTACCAGGACATACATCGGACGAGCACCCATGGTTCCTGCAGAGTCTCCTGCCGTTCACGAACGAGTATACCAATCGCTACATCTGGACGGATACCGCCTGGACTGCGCCACGGGACTTCCGGTGCGTCAGCGGCAGGTTCGACCGGAACGGCAACTACCTGGTGAACTTCTTCAGCACCCAGCCGGCGCTCAACTACGGTTTCGAGCACGTCACTGAGAGATGGCAGCTACCCTCCACGCATCCTGACTGCCTGGCAACGAGGGAGGCAATAAAGGACATCATGCGGTTCTGGCTCGACAAGGGGTGTGACGGGTTCCGGGTCGACATGGCCGACTCGCTCGTGAAGAATGATTGCGACAAGAAGGCCACGGGTGACATCTGGCGAGACGTACGGGCGATGTTCGACAGCGACTACCCCGAGGCCGTGCTGGTGTCGGAGTGGTCCGACCCCGGGCGGGCGCTGAGGTGCGGGTTCCACGCCGACTTCTACCTGGACCACGAGGACAACGGGTACCACGCCCTGTTCAGGCTTAAGGACCCGGCAACCGGCGAACCGCTGGGCTTCTTCAGCAAACAGGGGAACGGGGACATCAGCCTGTTCATCGGCGACTACCTGAGGCGGTACGAGGACTCAGAGGACTATGGGTACATCAGTTTCATCACGGGCAATCACGACACGCCGAGGATACGCCGTACGTACGACGAGACCGAGCTGAAGCTCGCCTACGCCTTCATCTTCACCATGCCCGGCGTCCCGTTCCTCTACTACGGCGACGAGATCGGCATGCGGTACATCGAAGGGCTCGTCAGCAAGGAGGGGGGATACGATCGTACGGGATCGAGGACCCCCATGCAGTGGACCAGAGGATCCAACTGCGGGTTCTCGGATGCTCCCGCAGACAAGCTGTACATCCCGGTGGACCCGGGCGCTGACGCCCCGACCGTCGAAGCGCAGGCAAGAGATCCCCAATCACTACTGAACACAGTGATCAAGCTCATCCATCTGCGGCATGTGAACGCCGACCTGCAGGCGGACGGGTCGTTCGCCGTGCTGTATGCCGAGAAGAAGGCATATCCCTTTGTCTATCGCAGGGGAGGACTCGTCATCGCCGTCAATCCCTCCGCCCGTCATGCCAGCGCCCCCGTGAACACCATGGGTACGGTCCTGTTCTCGCTCGGAGAATTGCCGACCCGATCCGAACACGAGACGAGCATGGCCCCACAGTCCTTTGTCGTCGTCCAGCTATGA
- a CDS encoding alpha-glucan family phosphorylase produces the protein MDDRTPRVAYFCMEFGLHEKLHIYAGGLGILAGDILKAAADAGRPMVGVGILWRQDYTAQFIDENDRPYDSYHEYQYDFLEDTGVVVTVPIRDQQVRAKVWKCTAFGNAPLYLLDTYLPDNAGWNLTGQLYGWFEEERIAQEMILGIGGIRALQALGIDVDIFHFNDSHAVFAGVELIRQQMANGVPFTDALWSVKQHIVFTTHTPVFAGNEVHAHRILQYMSSYDGLSSDQIVQLGGDPFSMTAAGLRLSRKANAVSQLHGHTAREMWKYVPGGSDILSVTNGVHNGTWQDDSIRQAHASGGDLWAAHSALKRAMIDDIERRNGVRLDENVLTIGFARRATPYKRSDLIFSNREVVGDLLRNHRIQIVLSGKAHPNDMGGKATITNLVRIAREYPGSVVFVQGYDMAIGKMLTRGCDVWLNNPVRPMEASGTSGMKAAMNGVLNLSTLDGWWPEACQHGVNGWQFGGGYEGCDCNSVDVASLYQVLTGNVIPTYENRRDAWVGMMHASIDMAQWEFSAARMLQDYYEKMYV, from the coding sequence ATGGATGATAGAACGCCCAGAGTGGCCTACTTCTGCATGGAGTTCGGGCTGCATGAGAAGCTGCACATTTACGCCGGGGGTCTGGGCATCCTGGCGGGTGATATCCTGAAAGCGGCAGCCGACGCCGGACGTCCGATGGTCGGGGTCGGCATCCTGTGGCGCCAAGACTACACCGCGCAGTTTATCGACGAGAACGACCGCCCGTACGACAGCTACCATGAGTATCAGTACGACTTCCTTGAGGACACAGGCGTCGTCGTTACTGTACCCATCCGCGACCAACAGGTGCGGGCGAAAGTGTGGAAATGCACGGCCTTTGGCAACGCGCCGCTGTACCTCCTCGACACGTACCTGCCGGACAATGCGGGCTGGAACCTGACGGGACAGCTGTACGGCTGGTTCGAGGAAGAACGTATCGCCCAGGAGATGATCCTTGGCATCGGCGGCATCCGCGCACTGCAGGCGCTCGGCATCGATGTGGACATTTTCCACTTCAACGACAGCCACGCGGTGTTCGCCGGCGTCGAACTGATCCGCCAGCAGATGGCGAACGGCGTACCCTTTACGGACGCACTCTGGTCCGTGAAGCAGCACATCGTGTTCACAACGCACACGCCGGTGTTCGCCGGCAACGAGGTGCACGCCCACCGCATCCTGCAGTACATGAGCTCGTACGACGGACTCTCCTCCGACCAGATCGTCCAGCTGGGTGGCGACCCGTTCAGCATGACTGCCGCGGGGCTGCGCCTGTCCAGAAAGGCAAATGCTGTGTCGCAGCTTCATGGACACACGGCGCGCGAAATGTGGAAGTACGTCCCCGGAGGCTCCGACATCCTGTCCGTCACGAACGGTGTCCACAACGGTACGTGGCAGGACGACAGCATCCGGCAAGCCCATGCGTCCGGAGGGGACCTGTGGGCCGCTCACAGTGCACTGAAGCGAGCAATGATCGACGACATCGAGCGGCGGAACGGGGTCCGGCTCGACGAGAACGTCCTGACCATCGGGTTCGCCCGCCGCGCCACGCCGTACAAGCGGAGCGACCTCATCTTCTCGAACAGAGAGGTCGTCGGTGACCTGCTGCGCAACCACAGGATTCAGATCGTGCTGTCTGGCAAGGCGCACCCCAACGACATGGGAGGGAAGGCCACCATTACAAACCTCGTACGCATCGCCAGGGAGTATCCTGGCAGCGTCGTGTTCGTGCAGGGCTATGACATGGCCATCGGCAAGATGCTGACACGCGGGTGCGACGTCTGGCTCAACAACCCGGTGCGGCCGATGGAAGCGAGCGGCACGTCAGGCATGAAGGCCGCAATGAACGGTGTCCTCAACCTGAGCACGCTTGACGGGTGGTGGCCCGAGGCCTGCCAGCACGGCGTCAACGGCTGGCAGTTCGGCGGTGGATACGAGGGGTGCGACTGCAATAGCGTGGACGTTGCCTCGCTGTATCAGGTTCTGACCGGCAACGTCATCCCCACCTATGAGAACCGGCGGGACGCGTGGGTCGGCATGATGCATGCCAGCATTGACATGGCACAGTGGGAGTTCTCGGCTGCGCGCATGCTGCAGGACTACTACGAGAAGATGTACGTCTGA